In the Deltaproteobacteria bacterium genome, GGGCGACCCACCCGTCCATGCGGCTCTCCATCATTATTCCCGTCCTCAACGAGGAGCGGACCATCGCGGCCACCCTCGCGGATCTCGACCGCACGGAGGCCTTCGAGGTCATTGTGGTCGACGGCGGCAGCACGGACCGGACGGCGGAGGTCGTGCGCGCAACCTCCGCGCGGCTCGTGGTCTCGCCCAGAGGCCGGGCCATGCAGATGAACGCGGGCGCGCGCCAGGCCGCCGGCGACGTGCTGCTCTTCCTGCACGCCGACACCAGACTCCCCGCCGGCGCGAGCCGGGACATCCGCGAATGCATGGCGGACGCCCGCTGCGTGGGCGGACGCTTCGACATCCGCCTGGACAGCACACGCCCGCTGCTCCGCCTCGTCGGGCGCATGATCAGCCTGCGCTCCCGGCTGACCCGGGTCGCCACCGGCGACCAGGCCATCTTCGTGCGCCGCGCCGTGTTCGAGCGTCTCGGCGGCTTCCCGGAAATGCCGCTCATGGAGGACGTGGCGTTCTCGCGCGCGCTCAAGAAGGAAGGGAGCATCGCGTGTCTCCGGGCGCGCGTGACAAGCTCGGCGCGCCGCTGGGAGCAGCACGGCCCGGTACGCACCATCCTGCTCATGTGGGCGCTTAAGCTCCTCTATCTCGCCGGCGTGCCGCCGACCCGGTTGAAGCGCCTGTACGGCGACGCGCGCTAGTGGACATGACAATCCGGCAGGCTCCCCGCTCCCGGCGCTTCGGAAGCCGCGAACTTTGACCGTTTCACGGGCTTTGTGCTAGTGTCCTTTGTTTCAGCGAGGGTTGGACATACGGAAATTCACATGGAATCGAGCAGGCAGCAGGAGATCGTCGCAAAGCACAAGGAGTACCTGTTCTCCTGCGTGGCCAACTACTACGAAGAGCCGCTGGTGGTGGACCACGCCAAGGACTCGCTGGTCTACGATGTGGACGGACGCGAGTACCTGGATTTCTTCGGCGGCATCGTCACCATCAGCGTCGGCCACTGCAACGACACGGTGGTGGCGGCCATCGAGGAGCAGGTCCGCAAGGTCCAGCACACCTCCACGCTCTACCCCACCGAGCCCCACGTGCGCCTGGCCGAGAAGCTCGCGGCCATCACGCCCGGGGCGCTCCGGAAGTCCTTCTTCACCAACAGCGGCACCGAGGCCAACGAGACCGCGGTGCTGGTGGCGCAGCTCTATACCCGCTCCCAGGACGTCATCGCCCTGCGCCACGGCTACAGCGGCCGCACCCAGCTTGCCATGAGCCTCACCGGGCACTACACCTGGCGCCTGACCCCCACCGCGAGCCCGAACATCCACCACATCCCCAACGCCTACTGCTACCGCTGCCCGTTCGGGCTCACGTACCCGAGTTGCGACCTCAAGTGCGCCAGGGATCTGGAGGGCGCCATTCAGACGGCCACGTCGGGCAAGGTCGCCGCCTTCATCGCCGAGCCCATCCAGGGAGTCGGGGGTTTCATCACGCCGCCCAGGGAATACTTCCGGGAAGTAGCGGACATCGTGCACAAGTACGGCGGCCTTTTCATCTGCGACGAAGTGCAGACGGGTTGGGGCCGCACCGGCGGCAAGATGTTCGGCATCGAGCAATGGGACGTGGAGCCCGACATCATGACCTTCGCCAAGGGCATGGCCAACGGCGTGCCCATCGGCGGCACCATCACCCGGCCGGAGATCGCCGACAGCGTCAAGGGGCTGTCCCTCTCCACCTTCGGGGGAAATCCGGTGACCTGCGCCGCGGCGCTGGCCACCATCGAGGTGGTCGAGAACCAGGGGCTGGTGGCCAATGCGGCGGAGCGCGGGCATCAGCTCCGGGAGGGCCTGCTGGGCCTCCAGCAGAAGTACCCGCTCATGGGCGACGTCCGCGGCATGGGCCTCATGCAGGCCGTGGAAATGGTGGGTCCGGACAAGACGCCGAGCCCGGAAGCCGTGGCCCGGCTCTTCGAGCTGACCAAGCAAAACGGCCTGCTCGTCGGCAAGGGCGGGCTCATGGGCAACGTCATCCGCGTCACCCCGGCGCTCACCGTCACCAAGGACCAGGTGGACGAGGCGCTGGAGCGGCTCGACCGCTCGCTGGGACAGATGGGACTATAGGACCGGTCGAATGATTCGGCGCAGGATAATCGGAGCCGTGCCCGTCCTGATCGGGATGTCCTTCCTGGTCTTCCTGCTGATGCAGCTCGCGCCCGGAGACCCGGTGACGCTGCTGCTCGGCGAGGACGCGGAGCCCCACGAAATCGAGGAGGTCACGCGCGAGTGGGGGCTCGATCAACCCATCATCGTGCAGTACTGGCAGTTCGTGTCCCAGGCGGTCCAGGGGAACTTCGGCGAGTCCATGCGTTACGGCGAGCCGGTGACGCAACTCGTGGTCGAGCGCCTTCCGGCCACCGTGGAGCTGGCGCTGGCGAGCCTGCTGGTCGCCATCATCATCGCGCTCCCCATCGGGGTCTACTCCGCCATCAAACACAACTCCATGTGGGACCACTCGGGCATGACCGTGGCGCTGATAGGCATATCGCTGCCCAACTTCTGGCTCGGCATCATGCTCATCTTCTTCCTCGGGGGTCAGCTCAACCTGCTGCCGGTGGCGGGCCGGCTCACCTACGGCGTCAACGTGGTGCCGGTGACCAACCTCATGCTCGTGGACGCCCTGATCGCCGGCGACCTCGCGGCCTTCTGGGACGCGCTCAAGCACATCCTGTTGCCCGCCATTACCCTGGGGACGAGCTTCGCCGCCATTATCACGCGCATCTCGCGCTCCAGCGTGCTGGAGGTCATCCGCCAGGACTACATCACCACCGCCCGCGCCAAGGGACTGAGCGAGCGCACGGTGATCTGGAAGCACACGCTCCGGAACGCGCTCATCACCATCATCACCATCCTGGGGCTTCAGCTCGGCGCCCTGCTGAGCGGCTCGGTCATTACCGAAACGGTGTTCTCCTGGCCGGGCATCGGCAGCCTGCTCATCCAGGCCATCACCACCCGGGACTACAAGCTCGCCCAGGGGGTGATCTTCTTCTTCGCCATGGTCTATTTCTTCGTCAACCTGACGGTCGACCTGCTGTACACCTGGGTCGATCCGAGGATACGGCTGTGATCGGCTGGCGGCGCTACGCGAAAGTCATCAGCGGCGGCATCATCGTGCTGCTGCTGTGCATCTGCGGGCTGGGAGCGCCCCTGCTGGCGCCCTACGACCCCCAGGAGCAGAGCCTGGAGCAGCGCCTGCGCCCGCCTTCGCTGGACCTGGCAACCAACCCGCACATCATGGGCACGGACAACCTGGGGCGCGACCTGCTGAGCCGGGTCATCTACGGCTCGCGCATCTCGCTCATGGTGGGAGCCGCCACCGTTTTCCTGGCCGGGATCCTGGGCTGCTTTCTCGGTGCCGTGGCGGGCTACTTCGGGGAACTGATCGACGAAACCATCAACAAGACCACGGAGATATTCCTGGCGTTCCCCTTCCTGCTGCTGGCCATCGCCATCATGGCGTTCCTGGGGCAAGGCCTGGTGAACCTCATCATCGCGCTGGTGCTGAGCCGCTGGGTGCAGTACTGCCGGGTGGTCCGGGGCGAGGTGCTGTCGCTCAAGGAACGCGAGTTCGTGCAGGCGGCGCGGGCGCTGGGCGCCAGCAATCGCTACATCATCCTGCGCCACGTGATCCCCAACACGCTGCCCAGCGTCATGGTCATCGCGACGTTCGCCATGGCCGTGGTCATCATCACCGAGGCGAGTCTGAGCTTCCTGGGGCTGGGCGTGCCGCCGAGCATCCCCACCTGGGGCTCCATGCTGAGCGAAGGCCGCAGCTACATGTACCGCGCCCCCTGGCTCACCATCTTCCCGGGCATCGCCATCTTCGTCACCGTGCTCGGCATCAACCTGCTCGGCGACGGCCTGCGCGACATCATTGATCCCAAGCTGATGCGTACCCGCTGAGACGTTGAGGGGCGTCAGCACCCGTCCCCGATCGTGCTCTCGATGGCCGCAAGGAACGGTTCCGCGAAGGCCGCGAGCTTGGCCGCGCCGACGCCGTTCACCTCTGCGAACTCCTCCTCGGTACGGGGCTTGCGCCGCGCCATGTCGATGAGGGTGCGGTCGGAAAACACGATGTAGGCGGGGACGCCGCGCTCCCGGGCGAGTTGGAGACGCAGCGCCTTGAGGGCTTCCAGCAACGCCGCCTCGGACGCGCTCAGCGGGACGCCGTCGGGTTCCTTCCGGCGCCGGCCTCCGGCCTCCCGAGCGGACGCGTCCGGCCGTGGGCTCACCGTGTCCGGGCGATAGAGGAACGTCTCCTCTCCCTGCAACAGGCCGCGGCCCTTGCCGGTCATGGAGATGCCGCCGTAGCCGCCGATGTCGAGCCGGAGGAAACCCGTGGCCACCATCTGGCGGATGAGCGAGCGCCATTCGTTCTTGCCCCGGTCCGCACCCACTCCGAACGTGGACAACCGGTCGTGGCCGGCGCGTTCGATCTTCTCCGTCGCGGCGCCGCGCAGCACGTCGATCACGTGGGCGGCGCCGAAGCGCTGGCCGGTGCGATACACCGCCGACAGGACCTTTTGCGCGTCTTCGGTGCCGTCGAGCCGGTCCACGGGGTCCACGCAGATGTCGCAGTTGCCGCAGGGCTCGATGCGCTCCCCGAAATACTCCAGCAGCGTCACCCGCCGGCAAGCGGGCGCCTCGCAATAGCCCAGCAACGCGTCAAGCCGCTTGTGCTCCCGCAGCCGTCGCTCCGGGCCCGCGTCCTCCTCCTCGATGAACTGGCGGCGCATGCGGATGTCCGCCAGGCCGTAGAGCATGTGCGCTTCCGCGGGCTCGCCGTCGCGTCCGGCGCGGCCGATCTCCTGGTAGTAGGCCTCGACGCTGCCCGGCAGGTCGGTGTGCAGGACGTAGCGCACGTCCGCCTTGTCGATGCCCATGCCAAAGGCGATGGTGGCCACCATTACCACTCCGCTGTCGGTCATGAAGGCGTTCTGGTGTGCGTCCCGGTCCTCCTTGTCCATGCCCGCGTGATACGGAAGCGCGCGCACGCCGTCCGCCGCCAGCACGGCCGCGGTCTCCTCCGTCTTGCGACGCGAAAGGCAGTAGACGATGCCGCTCTCGCCTCGATGGCGCGCCAGGAAGCTCCGGGTCTGGCGTTTCCACTCGTGCTTCAACTCCACCGCCAACCGGATGTTGGGACGGTCGAAGCCCAGCACGAACGAGTCCACGTCGCCGCCGAACAGGCGCTCGGCGATGTCCTCGCGGGTGATGGCGTCGGCGGTGGCGGTCAGCGCGGCGATGGGGACCTCCGGGAAGAGATGCCGGAGGCGGCACAAGTCTTCGTACTCAGGGCGGAAGGACGGTCCCCACTGCGAGATACAGTGGGCCTCGTCGACGGCGAACAATCGAACAGGCAGCCGGCCCAGGGCCTCCAGCATGCGCTCGGTCATGAGCCGCTCCGGCGCCATGTACAGGAGCCGCGTGTCGCCCGCCACGGCCCGGCGCCATGCGGCGACGTTGGCGGGCCTGGTGTTGGCCGAGTTGATCGTGTCCGCCGCCACCCCGGCGAGGCGCAACGCCGCCACCTGGTCCTGCATGAGGGCGACCAGCGGCGAAACTACGACGGTCAGGCCGCCCAGCGCCAGCGCCGGGACCTGAAAGCACAGCGACTTGCCCGAGCCCGTGGGCATCACGGTGAGCACGTGACGCCCCGCCAGCAGCGCCTCTATGGCGCCCTCCTGGCCGGGACGGAAGCGGTCAAAGCCGAAAGTGTCCCTGAGTATCCGTTGCGCGGCGCTCATCGGTTGTCAAAACAGGGCCACCGCGACGACAGGCGCTTCAGTGAATGAGATTTCCCTTGCGCGCTTCCGTCACCATGTAGTCGCAGACGCGGAAGGCGTTGGCCTGGATGGTGAGGGTGGGGTTGAGACCGGCGCCGGTAACGAACACGCTGGCGTCGACGATGAAGAGGTTGGGCACGTCGTGGGAGCGGCACCACTTGTCCACCACCGACGACTCGGGGTCGTTGCCCATGCGGCAGGAACCCATCTGGTGGTTGTGGAGCTTGCGGGTCTCGGGCTTGGGCACGATGATGCGGGCCGCCCCCGCGGCCTCGTAGATCTCCCGTGAACGCTCGCCCAGGTAGGTGGCCAACCGCACGTCGTTCTCGTGGCTGGTGTAGGTGATGCGAGCCACCGGCAGGCCGTAGCAGTCCGTCACCTCGGGGTCCAGATCCACGGCGTTGCTCTCCACCGGAAGGCTCTCGCCGGTGCAGTGGCTGTGCAGGTAGTGCCGCCAGGTCTCGCGCATGGAGTCCTTGTGCTCCTTGCCCCAGCGCTTGCCGTGGATGGGCCTCAGCGCCAGCTCGATGGGGTCGCCGCCGTGGGCCCGGGGGTGCATGAAGCCGCCGCGGATGAATCCCCGCCTGGCGTCGGTCTTGTAGAAGTCCTGGAGCACCCGAGTGCTGGAGGTCCCCTTGTGCCCGTCCAGCGGCTCGGGAAACGTCACCACCAGGGTCACCCCCGGGGAGTGGAACATGAGGTTCCTGCCCACCAGGCCGCTGCGGTTACCCAGCCCCTGGGGAAACCGCGCGGACTCGGACAAGAGCAGCAGCCGCGCCGTCTCCACGCCGCCCGCGGCCATCACCACCAGGCGGGCCGGCTGGTGCTCCTCTTCGCCCTCCGCGTTGAAGTAGGTCACCCCGGAGGCCCTTCCCTCCCGGTCCACGGTGATCTCCCGCGACAGGCAGAGGGGCCGGATCTCCAGGCGCCCGGTGGCCAGCGCCTTGGGCAGCAGCGACTCCAGGGTGCTCGATTTCGCCCCCACCGGACAGCCGTAGGACGAGCACATCCCCTTGCCGATGCAGCCCGGACGGCCGTCAT is a window encoding:
- a CDS encoding TIGR04283 family arsenosugar biosynthesis glycosyltransferase encodes the protein MRLSIIIPVLNEERTIAATLADLDRTEAFEVIVVDGGSTDRTAEVVRATSARLVVSPRGRAMQMNAGARQAAGDVLLFLHADTRLPAGASRDIRECMADARCVGGRFDIRLDSTRPLLRLVGRMISLRSRLTRVATGDQAIFVRRAVFERLGGFPEMPLMEDVAFSRALKKEGSIACLRARVTSSARRWEQHGPVRTILLMWALKLLYLAGVPPTRLKRLYGDAR
- a CDS encoding aspartate aminotransferase family protein, encoding MESSRQQEIVAKHKEYLFSCVANYYEEPLVVDHAKDSLVYDVDGREYLDFFGGIVTISVGHCNDTVVAAIEEQVRKVQHTSTLYPTEPHVRLAEKLAAITPGALRKSFFTNSGTEANETAVLVAQLYTRSQDVIALRHGYSGRTQLAMSLTGHYTWRLTPTASPNIHHIPNAYCYRCPFGLTYPSCDLKCARDLEGAIQTATSGKVAAFIAEPIQGVGGFITPPREYFREVADIVHKYGGLFICDEVQTGWGRTGGKMFGIEQWDVEPDIMTFAKGMANGVPIGGTITRPEIADSVKGLSLSTFGGNPVTCAAALATIEVVENQGLVANAAERGHQLREGLLGLQQKYPLMGDVRGMGLMQAVEMVGPDKTPSPEAVARLFELTKQNGLLVGKGGLMGNVIRVTPALTVTKDQVDEALERLDRSLGQMGL
- a CDS encoding ABC transporter permease; translation: MIRRRIIGAVPVLIGMSFLVFLLMQLAPGDPVTLLLGEDAEPHEIEEVTREWGLDQPIIVQYWQFVSQAVQGNFGESMRYGEPVTQLVVERLPATVELALASLLVAIIIALPIGVYSAIKHNSMWDHSGMTVALIGISLPNFWLGIMLIFFLGGQLNLLPVAGRLTYGVNVVPVTNLMLVDALIAGDLAAFWDALKHILLPAITLGTSFAAIITRISRSSVLEVIRQDYITTARAKGLSERTVIWKHTLRNALITIITILGLQLGALLSGSVITETVFSWPGIGSLLIQAITTRDYKLAQGVIFFFAMVYFFVNLTVDLLYTWVDPRIRL
- a CDS encoding ABC transporter permease, whose translation is MIGWRRYAKVISGGIIVLLLCICGLGAPLLAPYDPQEQSLEQRLRPPSLDLATNPHIMGTDNLGRDLLSRVIYGSRISLMVGAATVFLAGILGCFLGAVAGYFGELIDETINKTTEIFLAFPFLLLAIAIMAFLGQGLVNLIIALVLSRWVQYCRVVRGEVLSLKEREFVQAARALGASNRYIILRHVIPNTLPSVMVIATFAMAVVIITEASLSFLGLGVPPSIPTWGSMLSEGRSYMYRAPWLTIFPGIAIFVTVLGINLLGDGLRDIIDPKLMRTR
- the recQ gene encoding DNA helicase RecQ, whose product is MSAAQRILRDTFGFDRFRPGQEGAIEALLAGRHVLTVMPTGSGKSLCFQVPALALGGLTVVVSPLVALMQDQVAALRLAGVAADTINSANTRPANVAAWRRAVAGDTRLLYMAPERLMTERMLEALGRLPVRLFAVDEAHCISQWGPSFRPEYEDLCRLRHLFPEVPIAALTATADAITREDIAERLFGGDVDSFVLGFDRPNIRLAVELKHEWKRQTRSFLARHRGESGIVYCLSRRKTEETAAVLAADGVRALPYHAGMDKEDRDAHQNAFMTDSGVVMVATIAFGMGIDKADVRYVLHTDLPGSVEAYYQEIGRAGRDGEPAEAHMLYGLADIRMRRQFIEEEDAGPERRLREHKRLDALLGYCEAPACRRVTLLEYFGERIEPCGNCDICVDPVDRLDGTEDAQKVLSAVYRTGQRFGAAHVIDVLRGAATEKIERAGHDRLSTFGVGADRGKNEWRSLIRQMVATGFLRLDIGGYGGISMTGKGRGLLQGEETFLYRPDTVSPRPDASAREAGGRRRKEPDGVPLSASEAALLEALKALRLQLARERGVPAYIVFSDRTLIDMARRKPRTEEEFAEVNGVGAAKLAAFAEPFLAAIESTIGDGC
- a CDS encoding GMC family oxidoreductase, whose protein sequence is MAQHETVDVCIVGGGASGLVAAKELTEAGMTVCVLERGPWYKREDFALGDELMYKRRNFFWPTVELEPRTWRPNADSPSEVLSTKTQTFSNAMCVGGGTIHYSGLSWRFHESDFRVKSEDGPVAGTTIEDWPISYDDMEPFYEKAEWTVGVSGKGWSNPFDPPRNRDYPVGPAARNSPGAALEKGARELGLHPFPTPLAILTGDYDGRPGCIGKGMCSSYGCPVGAKSSTLESLLPKALATGRLEIRPLCLSREITVDREGRASGVTYFNAEGEEEHQPARLVVMAAGGVETARLLLLSESARFPQGLGNRSGLVGRNLMFHSPGVTLVVTFPEPLDGHKGTSSTRVLQDFYKTDARRGFIRGGFMHPRAHGGDPIELALRPIHGKRWGKEHKDSMRETWRHYLHSHCTGESLPVESNAVDLDPEVTDCYGLPVARITYTSHENDVRLATYLGERSREIYEAAGAARIIVPKPETRKLHNHQMGSCRMGNDPESSVVDKWCRSHDVPNLFIVDASVFVTGAGLNPTLTIQANAFRVCDYMVTEARKGNLIH